The Streptomyces sp. NBC_00691 genome has a segment encoding these proteins:
- a CDS encoding SpoIIE family protein phosphatase has product MAGSAGSGPEDVFADGRMAAVLTGLMRDTEASVGLVYLLIPGDRMLRLVLISGLSREIVAPWVRIPTDAPIPVADAIRERRLVWLSGLQDIAHRYPRIGIVLPYDFMLAAVPIADDTTVWGGVVLLWPGSHAPELDARERETMDVHCRLSARLLRRAADQDPPPPHPTEPYVVHPQRPSEADPALAAAALDLAERLPVGCCSLDLDGRITFINTAAAELVNAGAAALLGKRPWETLLWLNDPAFEDRYRAAVVTRRPTSFTVVRHPATSLLFELYPDATGISVLIIPKADGLLPHAGPPGPEDGPVPYEGSVPGVATAPETADGTVTETVAGAGPASVAASEPRHREGGPDSSTAPGPGSGRGAPASASVPTLPNRPGEPVGATAVYQLMHLAASLAEAAGVRDVVDLVADQIVPAFGPDGLVLMSVDEGRLRVIGHRGYSDEFVERFDGKPLTAPVADAQVLSTGVPVFFPRYEDLRRAHPLAPRYEGRNAWAFLPLIASGRPVGSLILSYGRPRPFPSAERALLTSLAGLIAQALDRARLYDAKHSLARSLQNVLLPHHLTSLPGLDVAARYLPAGHGMDIGGDFYDLVRATPTSVVAVIGDVQGHNTTAAALMGQVRTAVHAHATAGASPGDILARTNRLLDDLDADRFTSCLIAEFDLARYRLRLASAGHPPPLLRRADGRAEVLEIPPGLLLGIATDVTYDTMELPWDPGSVLALYTDGLVEAPGLDIGTAMADLAERLGVSGAPDLERLADELTLHVRDAAHRTDDVALLLVGRPPRS; this is encoded by the coding sequence GTGGCCGGGAGCGCGGGCAGCGGGCCCGAGGACGTCTTCGCCGACGGCCGGATGGCCGCCGTGCTCACCGGTCTCATGCGGGACACCGAGGCCTCGGTGGGGCTGGTCTACCTGCTGATCCCCGGGGACCGGATGCTGCGCCTCGTGCTCATCTCGGGCCTGTCCAGGGAGATCGTGGCGCCCTGGGTACGGATCCCCACCGACGCCCCCATCCCGGTCGCCGACGCCATCCGCGAGCGGCGGCTCGTATGGCTGAGCGGTCTGCAGGACATCGCCCACCGCTACCCGCGGATCGGGATCGTGCTGCCCTACGACTTCATGCTGGCGGCCGTCCCCATCGCCGACGACACGACCGTCTGGGGCGGTGTGGTCCTGCTCTGGCCGGGCTCGCACGCGCCGGAGCTCGACGCGCGCGAACGCGAGACGATGGACGTCCACTGCCGTCTGTCGGCGCGGCTGCTGCGGAGGGCCGCCGACCAGGATCCCCCGCCGCCCCACCCCACCGAACCGTACGTCGTCCACCCGCAGCGCCCCTCCGAGGCCGACCCCGCCCTCGCGGCGGCCGCACTCGACCTCGCGGAACGGCTGCCGGTGGGGTGCTGCTCCCTGGACCTCGACGGGCGCATCACGTTCATCAACACCGCGGCCGCCGAGCTGGTCAACGCCGGCGCGGCCGCGCTCCTGGGAAAGCGGCCGTGGGAGACCTTGCTGTGGCTGAACGACCCCGCCTTCGAGGACCGCTACCGCGCCGCGGTCGTCACCCGGCGGCCGACGTCGTTCACGGTGGTGCGACATCCGGCGACGTCGTTGCTGTTCGAGCTCTACCCGGACGCGACCGGCATCAGTGTGCTCATCATCCCGAAGGCGGACGGGCTGCTGCCCCACGCCGGGCCGCCCGGGCCGGAGGACGGACCCGTGCCTTACGAGGGTTCGGTCCCCGGGGTCGCGACCGCGCCCGAGACGGCGGACGGGACCGTCACGGAGACCGTCGCCGGGGCCGGTCCCGCGTCCGTGGCCGCCTCCGAACCCCGGCACCGGGAGGGCGGTCCGGACTCCTCGACCGCCCCTGGTCCGGGCTCCGGCCGCGGCGCCCCCGCGTCCGCCTCCGTCCCCACGCTGCCGAACCGCCCCGGAGAGCCGGTCGGCGCGACGGCCGTCTACCAGCTGATGCATCTGGCGGCCTCCCTGGCGGAGGCGGCCGGCGTGCGCGATGTCGTCGACCTGGTCGCCGACCAGATCGTGCCCGCCTTCGGCCCGGACGGCCTCGTCCTGATGAGCGTCGACGAGGGCCGGCTGCGCGTCATCGGTCACCGCGGCTACAGCGACGAGTTCGTCGAGCGCTTCGACGGCAAACCGCTCACGGCGCCGGTCGCCGACGCCCAGGTGCTCTCCACCGGCGTCCCCGTCTTCTTCCCCCGGTACGAGGACCTCCGCCGCGCCCATCCCCTCGCCCCGCGGTACGAGGGCCGCAACGCCTGGGCGTTCCTGCCCCTGATCGCCTCCGGCCGTCCCGTGGGCTCGCTGATCCTCTCGTACGGGCGGCCGCGTCCCTTCCCGTCGGCGGAGCGCGCGCTGCTCACCTCGCTGGCCGGACTCATCGCACAGGCGCTGGACAGGGCCCGGCTGTACGACGCCAAGCACTCGCTCGCGCGGAGCCTGCAGAACGTGCTGCTCCCGCACCACCTGACCTCGCTCCCGGGGCTCGACGTCGCCGCCCGCTATCTGCCGGCGGGGCACGGCATGGACATCGGAGGGGACTTCTACGACCTCGTCCGCGCGACCCCCACCTCCGTAGTCGCCGTCATCGGCGACGTCCAGGGACACAACACGACCGCCGCCGCGCTCATGGGACAGGTCAGGACCGCCGTCCACGCGCACGCGACGGCCGGAGCGTCGCCCGGCGACATCCTGGCGCGCACCAACCGGCTGCTCGACGACCTCGACGCCGACCGCTTCACGAGTTGTCTGATCGCCGAGTTCGACCTCGCCCGGTACCGGTTGCGCCTGGCGAGCGCGGGCCATCCGCCGCCCCTGCTGCGCCGGGCGGACGGCAGGGCCGAGGTGCTGGAGATCCCGCCGGGGCTCCTCCTGGGGATCGCGACGGACGTCACGTACGACACCATGGAGCTGCCGTGGGACCCCGGTTCCGTCCTCGCTCTGTACACCGACGGGCTCGTCGAGGCACCGGGCCTCGACATCGGTACGGCCATGGCGGACCTGGCGGAGAGGCTCGGAGTGTCGGGCGCCCCGGATCTGGAGCGGCTCGCGGACGAACTGACCCTGCACGTCAGGGACGCAGCGCACCGGACCGACGACGTGGCGCTCCTTCTGGTGGGGAGACCGCCGAGGTCGTAG
- a CDS encoding transcriptional regulator, translating to MVNPSDLQDSSAGPAGSAPELLALHAVRLKGVASDDEAAARYGLDPEVVREALLDHEARGWVTRRAFAGTRGWTLTDAGRTEGERQLSGELAESGLGPFVRERYETFLAHNARCLRACTDWQVRPDGAGRLAVNDHGDAVWDGRVLDELTELGGVIDLLSEELGLRIGRLGGYGPRFTGALARVRRGELSWVDRVKEDSCHTVWMELHEDLLATLGIARGEEPAARA from the coding sequence GTGGTGAACCCCAGCGATCTCCAGGACTCCTCGGCCGGCCCCGCCGGCTCGGCCCCCGAGCTGCTCGCCCTGCACGCCGTACGGCTCAAGGGCGTGGCTTCCGACGACGAGGCGGCGGCGCGCTACGGCCTCGACCCCGAGGTCGTACGGGAGGCGCTGCTCGACCACGAGGCGAGGGGCTGGGTGACCCGCCGGGCGTTCGCCGGGACACGGGGATGGACCCTGACCGACGCCGGCCGGACCGAGGGGGAGCGGCAGCTCTCCGGGGAGCTGGCGGAGTCGGGGCTCGGACCCTTCGTACGGGAGCGGTACGAGACGTTCCTCGCCCACAACGCCCGGTGCCTCCGCGCGTGCACCGACTGGCAGGTGCGACCGGACGGCGCGGGACGGCTGGCCGTCAACGACCACGGGGACGCCGTGTGGGACGGACGGGTACTCGACGAACTCACCGAACTGGGCGGTGTCATCGACCTGTTGTCGGAGGAGCTGGGCCTGCGGATCGGACGCCTCGGCGGGTACGGCCCCCGTTTCACCGGCGCGCTCGCACGGGTCCGGCGGGGCGAACTGTCCTGGGTCGACCGGGTCAAGGAGGACTCCTGCCACACGGTCTGGATGGAACTCCACGAGGACCTTCTCGCGACCCTCGGCATCGCCCGCGGCGAGGAGCCCGCGGCGCGCGCCTAG